ccaaatggtaccacatccatttgcataagtcgagtcgcaTATTGAGTCGCATTTTGAACTGTGATTATGATGTGGATGTTGTGATATGTGGATGATGTAGTCATGCTATTGAATATGTTATTGTAATTGGATAATAACATTGTTCTTTATGATGAAATTTGTTGTATGATgttatgtgatgagaagtggtgaactatgtatgatcttttccttgccatgaatattatcatacgttcctttatactgtttgatgtctcaccccttctgtttgaatgttaccctttgttggtaacgtgcaggtaacgacgtggagtagctgTTTACCTtgtagctcgagtcggtgtgtttatgctttgatacgtagcactcgggggacgtttatttgttttgattaagTCGTTATGCCTTGCTGGATTTTTTTGTTCTTCTCCTTATTTTGAGACATGTTGGATATTGTTGCCATATTGGCAAAGATTTTATGATTTGGATTATGTTGTTCTTTGAATTCCACTGCGATATTATGAACTATTTGGATTTGAATGTTTAATGAAGTATGATTCCTTTGTTAtacgtgttatgtatctatgattaTGAGCATGATTTGCGATGTGTTTTTAGTTGAaaatgtgacgcctcaaatgCGATGTTTATCTTGAGATTTTTGTACTCTGATTTTTCTATTAATGGAGGGGtatatttggggtgttacattagtggtatcagagcaggtcggtccgtctggCCATGTGTCGTGTTGTAGTTTAGTATAACAATACTCgtattattatcttttgtattGATtccttttgtgttgtagtgaagagtTGTGATGGCTGGAAGGAACGATGTTGCGATTGCTGCTGCcttggaagcaatggctcaagctttggaACATCAGCCGAATGTTAGTGAGAATGCTGCTTCTCGCAATTTGGCTaccttccagagggagaatccacCTGTTTTCAAGGGAACTCATGATTCTGATGGTGCATTGACATGGCTAaaggagattgagagaatctCCCATGTGATGGATTGTACTCTAGATCAGAAGGTTCattatgggactcatatgctagtaGTCGAGGCTGATGACTAGTGGCTAGAGACTCGTCAGTGGTTGGAGGTTATAGGTAAGGAGATCACTTGGGTTGTGTTCCGTAGGGAGTTCTTGAGGAAGTACTTTCCCGAGGATGTCTGTGGAAAGAAGGAAATCGAATTTCTTGAGTTGAGGCAATGGAAAAAGTCGGTgttggagtatgctgctaagtttgtagAGTTGGCTAAATTTTACCAACACTGTGATGGACCAACTAGTGAATTTtcaaagtgtatcaagtttgagaatggattGCGCCCAGAGATTATGAAGGCGATTAGTTACTAGAAGATTTGtgtctttgctgatttggttgatagTTGTCGGATTTATGAGGAAGACAATGCTTATTATCGGGTTATTAGTGAGAAGCGGGGCAAGAGTCAACAAGGTCGTGGCAAGCCTTATATGGTAAAGCTGGAAAAGGGAAGCAGAAAGCTATTGAGGGCAATAGaattagtgggggagatgctcttGCTGGTATTTTGTGCTTTAACTGTGTACTGTTGGTACTAAGAGGTGTTTCTGTTGTGGTAAGATTGGACATGAAGCGCCTGAATGCAAGCATAAGGAGATggtttgtttcaactgtggtgaagagggacatattagaagcaagtgtcagaagcccaagaaggagcaagctagtgggaaggtgtttgccttgtcgggaactcagaccGCTAGTGAGGATGCACTcatcagaggtacatgtttcattaatagcactcatttgattactattattgatattgGTGCTACGCATTGCTTTATCTCTGCCgattgtgttgaaagattgggtcttgtgttgtatgctatgaacggagagatggttgtcgatactctGGCTAAGGGATCGATAACTACTTCTCTTGTGTGGTTAAAGTGTCCCGTGTCAATTTTCGACAGAGACTTTGttgttaattttatttgcttGCCGTTtagaggtttggatgtgatcttgggtatgaactggttagagcataaccatGTTCATATTAATTTCTATGACAAGTCGATGAGGTTTTCTACTCCTGAAGAAGAAGGTGTTGAATTGTTGTCAGCTAGACAGTTGCGCATGTTAATGAAAGAAAAAGTTCAAGTGTTTGCTTTGGTTGCATCGATGTTTGTTGAGAATCAAGCTATTATAGATGAGTTGaaggtggtgtgtgaatttcctgaagttttccctgacGAAATTCTTGATGTACCGCtcgagagagaagttgagttttctattgatcttgtaccttgtactagacctgtgtctatgCACCGTACATGATGTCTGCATTAGagttgtctgaattgaagaagcaattggaagaattgcttgagaagaagtttgtgagaccaagtgtgtcaccgtggggagctcTAGTGTTGTTGGTTACGAAGaaggatggaagtatgagactttgtattgattacaagcaactgaataaggtgacaatcaagaaacaagtatccacttccaagaattggtgatttgatggatcaattggttgttgcccgtgtgtttagtaagattgatttgaggttgggttaccatcagattagaGTGAAAGATGAAGATATACAGAAGACGACTTTTAGAACatgttatggacattatgagtattccttGATGCCCTTCGGTGTTACTAAGGCACCTggagtattcatggagtacatgaatcATATTTTTCATGAGTACCTAGATCGTTTTcgggtggtgttcattgatgatattttgatttaatctAAATCAGAATAAGATCCTGttgagcatttgaagttggtattgcaagtcttgaaagagaagaagttgtatgctgagttgtccaagtgtgagttctggttgaaagaagttagttttcttggtcatgttatttctggtgatggcattgTTGTAGATCCGTCTAAAGTAGATAccgtgttgagatgggaaactcctaagtcggctaccgagattcgaagctttttgggattagcctgtcattatagaaggttcattgaagaaTTCTCTAAGTTGGCATTTCCGTTGACgaagttgacttgtaagggtaaggtATTTGTGTGGGATCTTCAATGTGAAGAGAGTTTTATCATGTTGAAGAAGAGACTGACGTCGGCTCTGATTTTGCTATTGCTTAATCTGAAAGTAAAagacacagttatttttatcctggttcaccttctaaataaggctacctccagtccactcTCCTCAgctgatttgcctctcaacagaggacttaatccactataaccaaacttgattacaactgcacTATCAAccatcgtgactaacaaccttcacagccaactgttgtgactaaccctgcacaagctacccccgagtgactaacccctagatgactgaaccgttcagtgatctcaacGAGATATAACATTAATCAATGTAGTaacctgcacaaccaactgttgtgactaacaacttgcacaagccaactgctcgtgattaactgcaatggactgttcagtaatctgatccacagatataacatccattgactcctgcaCAGCccactgctgtgactaaccctgcacaaccaaACTGTTGTAACTAACCatagatgatgaaccgttcaatgatcccatcaggatataactttcatctatcttctggagattacaagtgtgctttTTAGTTAAGCAGATTTTCTCCTATTTTAAGTACATTTGTTTTGATAAAATGACAAGTAATCACTTTGAGTGAATGAATGATCTTTGAACTCTTCTTGCCTGCATCTTCTGAACGAGATCCTTGCTTCTTGGTGGTAAGCAGAGTAAGGGCTTCAGCTCCATATGTTGAGTGCTTCTTCAAGATGATCTTcgtcttcaaatcttcttaagctgattaagagcaacaactcttttgtaaatttgcttctgatttgatcttttattcttctcttcaagcagattaagaacaataGTTCTTATTCAGagttgcttcttgttttgatcttctaatcttctcttcaagaagattaatgtagcggtgaaatttgtgagactaaaaccatgggaaagacttagctcatttgtttcaAACAAagttgccaccgcgctttattgtttccaaaaggaatgggagaaagagcgaataaaacccacaaaagctttttaaaatcaaaactaataaacttatcagagatttgggtaagggtgCTTGTTATTTAAGgcgaaggttttaagcacccctcatattcatgggactccatgggaacctctttgtaaatgttattgtttttgttgtacatgcattttgaaaatcatatgtgaacttgtttaaattagagggtggggatgggaaaagaaagtttttaaaagtgagctcgataggACATCGCATctcaggcctacataccccttttaaagaaaagggaagtcagagcttttgtagttccccttaaaaggaaaataaaaggggccaaagtggccaaaatctttttaggTGTTGAGTTTTAataatacaaggtcaatggactaagagtagtttcaccgggaataattcttctcttagtgCCAAAGTTTTAAAAAGTGGGATTGGTTGAGTTTTAACAATAtaaaaccatttaaaaaaaaacaaatgcaaagctttaacaatactaagtataaagataaaagagattggaaaagagattgagtaccttgacaattttagtcaataccattcccattcctttggatttttcaacaacaacttaaatACCATGGAAATCATTTCATAtatgaatgaagatgatgaatgatggatggataaatatctcatgcaATATGTGAATTTAGTTTATTCAGTAGTTTATTCAGTTTGAGGTTCAGTGGTTTTAGTTGGCTGAGATTCTGGAGTTGAAACTTCTGAGATTATTGGGTGTGAGTTTGATGTGTGAATTGGTAAGTTTTGTGTGAAGGTGAGGCTGAGATGATTTGTACTTCTGGTGAGGATGGATAGACAATGTCTTTTGGGGATGAGTAAGGTGAAGTAGTTTTAGTTAAGTGTGGCTTTTGTGTGATTGATTCAGAAAGGGTGTTATATGCCGGAACATTGGGTAATACTACTGCTAAGGGGCTTGTAATCCCAGGAATGTTCCATGATCCTTTATACCACTCATAAGGTTTGCAATTTGGTTTAATGGTTGAGGCCTGATTTCAGATGATTCTGAACATACTTTTTCAACACGGGATGGTGGATTATTTTCTGATGAAGGTGAAGCTTCTAGTTCAGAAAGAGTGGAAGATACCATTTCTTTTGGTGGTGAAGTTACTGATGGGTTTAGATTTGTTGGTATGGGAGCAATGACAGGATTTTCCTGCTGGATTTCTAGTGAAGTGATTTTTGTTTGGGTTTCAACAGATGATATGGGTGAGGATTCTTTTTGGTTGGAAGTTTGAAGATCTGTTTCTTTTGGATTTTATAAAGTATTGGAAATGGCATGAGGAGCAGGGGTTTGAGTTTCTTGTTGCTGGGTGACAACAATAGTTTCTGTTGGTTTGGATGGTTTAGttgattttgaatcaaaattgtCAATGTTTGACAACAGCTGTGTTAAATTTTGATTTTCTGAAGGACTTGTGGGATTGGCTTCTAAAGTTGCGATATTAGGAGATTTAGAGGATTGGTGGACAGGGGATTCAATAGTTTGAGGCTCAGGTAAGACAGATGTTTCAACAATATCAGAATTAATAGTAGAGATGAAGGTAGAAGGATTACCTGGgtactttttcttctttctcttctgatCATTTGAAGCATTGGTAGAGGTTCCTTCTTCTACCACCTTTCTTTTCTtggatttcttcttcttcttttgaactTCTGGAATAGGGTCATTTCCGCCCTGAAGCCTGGCTGGATCAACTGGTATGCTTTCTTGCTTGTTCAGTTCGATGAAGTTACGAATGATATCTGGAGTATCTCCAACATTGAATAGAGGAAAGTCATTGATCTGAATTCTCCTTTGATTAATGAAGCTTGATGTATAAGAAGTGGGTCGACAGACAATTTCCTTgataattttcatcttttttagaTTCTTCCCACTTAGGGTTTTTCCACTTATTGGTTCTAATTCTTCCACCAAGTTTGCCTCAGCTAAATGAGCTACTAGGCCATTTTCTGTCAGAATATCTAAAATCATTCTTGAAAGAGGAATCCAGTTTCTCTGAATTTTAACCTTCCTATTTTATCTGGACTCATTGACATGAGCCCACAAATGTTTGAAGAGAATATATGATAGATCAATCTTGATATCTTTGCATAGATAGTAGAGTAGGAATTGTTGTTCGGTATTGACATAACCTGAGGAGCTTGCTGCTTTCCGATGGAAGATACAGCCCAGGAAGATTTTTGCCCTGACTTGGTAATATTCCTTCATATCTTTGAATTTtgaagacaatttcccattcttaaAGATTTAAGTATAAACTGCTTCCATATCTGGTCTTCCGTCAGCAATTCCAACTACTCCTACTCCTTCAAGATCAATTAACTGTCTGATTAGGTTTTCTATAATAACAATTTGTTTACCCATGACCATTGACAGAATTGCTTTTGGAGTAGTAACCGCACGAATCCAAAATTCTTTAACAAGATGAGGGAAAACTGGTTCTATTAACCGATTAAAGAAATTTCCCCATCCTTGAAACTCAGCAGCCGGAAGCAAGTCGAGTCTGTTCTCTCTAATGTTTTCCAAGTCAACCATGTATTCACAAATAACTTCTAATTTATCCATAGGGATGAGCATGGTCCTTTGAGGTTCAACATAATCCTTGGTTTGGAGGTAATTATCAGGGTTTTGACGGTATGATGAAGCAGACCCCATTGATGTGCGGTTGAGGTTCTTAGCGAAAGAGAGAATGATGAAGAAAGTAGAGTATAGGGTTTTTGAACAAGCAAGAGAGTGAAAAGGAGATTGAATGGTTTAAAAAACTACTTATAGGTTAAGCACatgcaataataaaataaaaaaaaataaaaaatataagagCAAATAAATTTGAGATttagaaagaaaatataaaaagaatattttatcAGAGATTAAAAATGTAATTATGCTAAACATTTAATGTATCAGATAATCAAGGGTGCAAACGTGACTTATGAAGTGATTGGAACAGTTACCTAGTGTTTCGTCACCATACCTTGCACGCATGATCTTTCAGAGACTTACACGTGTTCGCATCTTAGGGTTAGTGGGATGCAACCCTTTTACATTATGAACTTTTGAATGAACTGAGTTGTGTTTGTCCTTTGCTCCTAGAATCGTGAGAAGAACTTCTGTTGTTCATATTGATTGACTCCTTTGGACTTTAGCATTCTTCTTCAGCTttctttgagagagagagagagagagagagagagagtatatTCTGATGTAGAGGTTCTGTCTGTTTTTGCTTCAGAAGATCTGTACTACCGTGTCTTCATCATTGGTTTGTTCTGATGAATTTGAAGTTGACCAGCAGACCAATGACAGTTACAATTGTTTGACTTTGAATATTTCATTAAGCACACTATCTTCTTGAGATGTCTTGACTCCTTTTAAGATTTGATCAGCAAACTTCTTTGGATATGTAGATAATGAGCTCAGAGTCTTGAGATCTTTTCCTTGACATCTTCAGATTATATTGAGTGTTGGAATATGACTTTTGTTTTCTACTCAATGTGGTTTTTCTacttctggatctctctacacggttaagtgtttgatccTGAGATAAATAACAAAGCCatactctgataccaattgaaggtggagaaaaacacaagaaagggggggggggttgaaatGTGTTCTTCCAAAAAACATATTTCCCTTTCTTtaaaatcttttctttcttttggtgTCTCATTGTTTGGATATGCTATGATTTATGTTGCGGAAGCATATTTGAAGTagagttgcataaccaatgagacattcattttaacttctgtatattatcagaacttctgacttggctCAGTATAGTTCTGAAGATTTCTGCGTGAATGTTTTGAGTTAAATGAATTGTACATAAAGTAAAAGACaccgttatttttatcctggttcaccttctaaataaggctacctccagtccaccctcctcaggtgattttcctctcaacagaggaattaatccattataaccaaacttgattacaactgcacgatcaactgtcgtgactaacaacctgcacaaccaactgttgtgactgaccctgcacaagctacccgcgagtgactaacccctagatgattgaaccgttcagtgatctcaacGAGATAtgacgttcatcaatctagtaacttgcacagccaactgctgtgactaacaacccgcacaagccaactgctcgtgattaactgcaatggactgttcagtgatctgatccacagatataacatccattgactcctgcaCAGGccactgctgtgactaaccctgcataaccaaactgttgtgactaaccatgGATGATGAACCGTCAGTGATCCCATCAGGATATAACATTTATCTATCTTctagagattacaagtgtgcttcttgGTTAAGCAGATTTTCTCCTATTTTAAGTACATTTGTTTTGATACAATGACAAGTAATCACTTTGAGTAAATGAATGATCTTTGAAATCTTCTTGCCTGCATCTTTTGAACGAGATCCTTGCTTCTTGGTGGTAAGCAGAGTAAGAGCTTCAGCTCCATATGTTCAGTGCTTCTTCAAGCTGATCTTcgtcttcaaatcttcttaagctgattaagagcaacaactctttTGTAAATTTGCTTATGATTTGATCTTCTACTCttctcttcaagcagattaagaacaacatTTCTATTTCAGagttgcttcttgttttgatcttctattcttctcttcaagcagattaaAAACAACAATTTGGCAGTCTCTAAGAAGATGGTGTTTCAGATTGCTCTTGTTTAAGCTTTATTCACTTTAGGGATTTTTGCAGTTTTGAGCACTACATCTTTTTCGAACCACACTTTCCATGatgaatctttcttttatttgtaGCCTTTAGATTGTATCTGTTATCTTGATCTTTGGAGAGCGCATTAAATGCTTGCGTGTTGCTTTTTActtttgttttctccaatgagctgcatgtgggaagcttcttcaatcaaccttgggagttatTCCATTAAAGTGTTGTAGTTGCTTAGCtaattgatcgtacctgatcagaaggatcgtcaaggcctgctcggaagTTGGATCTTTGTGAAGTGAAGGGGGTGTACCTGTAAGGTACTCCGATGCAAAAGTAAGAaaacgagcaaaggagtgcaagtacgagctaaaggttagaagagattgaatacctgaccttctagtgaaagaggatatttatagcccccagcgctgggccatgatctcgctattgggctGGATTCccaggcccaactaggagacaGCCAACACTACTACGtaaaagggctttaaaagcgaTTTTTTGGGCTATTacagcgctgccaaagccagcgctgccgtaggtaacgacagcgcttttgaaactccaaaagcgctctcgtagcctcccTATAAGagtgctttttccagaaaagcgctctcgtatcccccctatagcagcgcttttcccagaaaagcgctctggtagcccccctataagagcgcttttttcagaaaagcgctctggtagccccccctataagagcggtttttccagaaaagcgctctggtagccacCCGTATAAGAGcacttttccaaaagcgctttcgtaggttgcattttttttattttttatgcttttgttttaatcttaggcagcgcttttagtaataaagcgctttagtaggtggccctttaagagcgttttttaaaagcaTTGTCGTttctaaatgaggtattttaaagtgcaacctgtaatttaagcctcccagttcgacctgtaatattttagacctgtaatatattttcaacctgtaatattttcgacctgtaatatattttcgacctgtgatctattttcaaccataggtaggacaatatatatatatactaatatatataataccattataatatccaaaattatatatatacatcattatagttcaattcacatgtaactaactcatgtcaaacaaactaaatcagtaacatcaacaatattatacttcaaatattggcaacagtatgaacaaagttagtaaccacctggagtactataatattatacttcaaaatttgatcgtttcccggcctggtcctgcaaagtatgaacagaacaacacggtcaattaaaggctcaacaacaacaaaaacaaacatgaaccaacatccaccaaagaaactcaaacacaaagtcattatcaaaataatgtattcataaaactgttcacacaataatgtattcatacctatatgaatagttgctgaatataaaattgacacaaatcctctttgatttcttccaacttaagtctcatgtaagaagcagcatagaagtcgtcaaagtactacagaacaaaaacataatatgaatgatttagttaaatgtaataaattataagaaattatcttaagttataaattcataccgtgattggaatctctaattcgcttgaatgatttctttcataaacctcaaaacatagtatccgcaatctgaactgtttcgctgtatcggacactacattgaaaaacaaataagattttatagttgtcttgttttatcaagtagcataaatattataagcaaaattgtgaaaaataatgtacctgcactttgatccaagtaatgttgtttgatttagtccgggatacctgtgcgtctcgttgacttcggaacacttgtattgatctaacaaaaatataaaagcatatatttagatcaatctcacaaataattaaatatataaatattcacgaatatttagaacgatcccacttacgtatcaatcattgacttcatagccggataattggtccactcaccatctaccgaattcagaaaatataccacttctcttatagggttgatagcaagcaacaaccagtgtgctctataaattaaaacaataggttatatgaaatttttgctacgcaaaagaaacaaagattagatgaaccaagaatgagaaactaaccctactggtcgggaattatacgcccaaagaatcagactttctgtatgcCCGGTGGACAGGAATCTATTGACTAagtgctgtctaactgattccggttccgtagcaattgtcattccgctgcaatgggcggaagacacgaaatggaatctgtttgacaatgcagtcccgcgcaacactctgtcatacaacaaccttaaataaaaacataataaacattagattattttcattgaaatgtgtaaataaattgttcgactaattaaataatatatcggatgagtgaatattaccggatgtatgagtgcatattagcgacgcctagttgttcatgggTAAAAAtatcttccaagtcatctagtgcaatatttgacatgaattcaataccaaagataccttcatccatattgatttcacggaaagcaccatccttcaaatcggacatatcaacaagtgttccgagcatcgtccggtatcgaggcacaaaagcaccacctttttctaccgcaggcttcggaggacccttgggtggtacgctacgaacttgctgcgtcacttgttgtgacccccgagcagatgcctaaaaatcatataagttaggtaaaatataaaatcatgcagttttaaattcagattatatattaacactttaaatgtacctcttttagtgatgcaacaaactcctcctcctgtaaaatccctttacccttaattgcgggttttgtaggagcagtctaaaattaaaatgtaaaaaataattaataaaaggtgcagaattgacattcgaaaactaaatgaatcataatggttttcaatatacctcatcactaatggtaatgcgctccgagggccatgcaacaaatgaccttattgcatctcgcatcaatgttgtctctgagaccatgtcaggtaccggtagcaccgcatcatgatctaatacaacatccactgatactttcaggtgtctgtcgtcctcggttttttgtgggatgcgaactgactcttctttttatttttgaattgtgaaaatcagagagtcgccaccgacttttattttatccaattaaggaaaggtttataaaagaaacagaaaaagaccttaaagagattttgggttcgggggtaggttatacaaagggaaggtgttagcaccctttgtatccatggttatccatgggctcttaattgcttagctcacttgtttgaatcgtttgtcttgctttgaaatgcttgtatgtggttttaaatattttgtagagAGTTaactttataatgatccttgtgcggatgtatacaaagtgtttatatttcgaaagatattttgatggtttgaaaaagatttttaacttcgtaatgatccttgtttggatatatacaaagtgtagtcttttgaaagtttgttttgaaaaacagtaaTGTGGAAAAGCTTTTGTtatttttgattgagcaagcaattaggaggtataccctaagtttataaggttctaTTTCTTTAGAAAACTTTCCTTGACTGGGTACAgaagaaatttgaattgtatttgaaatagtaagttttgattttgaaaagagtaacagagggattaccctaagaggtgcaagtgtgattgtgatttattttcagat
This portion of the Vicia villosa cultivar HV-30 ecotype Madison, WI unplaced genomic scaffold, Vvil1.0 ctg.000219F_1_1, whole genome shotgun sequence genome encodes:
- the LOC131625546 gene encoding uncharacterized protein LOC131625546; amino-acid sequence: MAGRNDVAIAAALEAMAQALEHQPNVSENAASRNLATFQRENPPVFKGTHDSDGALTWLKEIERISHVMDCKEITWVVFRREFLRKYFPEDVCGKKEIEFLELRQWKKSVLEYAAKFVELAKFYQHCDGPTSEFSKCIKFENGLRPEIMKAISY